In Modestobacter versicolor, a single genomic region encodes these proteins:
- a CDS encoding ethanolamine ammonia-lyase subunit EutB, which yields MRRRTTLGGHTYEFASLSDLLAKATPARSGDVLAGVAAESQAQRVAAQVVLADVPLATFLDEQVVGYDEDDVTRLVLDTHDAAAFAPVASLTVGEFREWLLARAAERDEAAISALARGLTPEMVAAVSKLMRNADLVAVARRTRVVTGLRSTLGLPGRLASRLQPNHPTDDPVGVTASILDGLLHGSGDAVIGINPATDSPAQTVALLELVDAVISRYEIPTQSCVLAHVTTTLRALEQGAPVDLVFQSVAGTQAGNRGFGVTLDLLAEARTAALELGRGTVGRNVTYFETGQGSALSADAHHGVDGPVDQQTLECRAYGVARHFDPLLVNTVVGFIGPEYLYDGKQVIRAGLEDHFCGKLLGLPMGVDVCYTNHTDVDGDDTDTLTLLLGAAGCSFVIAVPGSDDVMLHYQSLSFQDVLTARSVLDLRPAPEFEAWLARMDLLDDAGRVRELAADAPAARALLAAAR from the coding sequence GTGAGACGCCGGACGACGCTGGGCGGGCACACCTACGAGTTCGCCTCGCTGTCGGACCTGCTGGCCAAGGCGACCCCGGCCCGCTCGGGCGACGTGCTCGCCGGGGTCGCGGCGGAGTCGCAGGCCCAGCGGGTCGCCGCCCAGGTCGTGCTCGCCGACGTCCCGCTGGCCACCTTCCTCGACGAGCAGGTGGTCGGCTACGACGAGGACGACGTCACCCGGCTGGTGCTGGACACCCACGACGCCGCCGCGTTCGCCCCGGTCGCCTCGCTGACGGTGGGGGAGTTCCGCGAGTGGCTGCTGGCCCGGGCGGCCGAGCGGGACGAGGCGGCGATCTCCGCGCTGGCCCGCGGGCTGACCCCGGAGATGGTCGCCGCGGTGTCCAAGCTGATGCGCAACGCCGACCTGGTCGCGGTCGCCCGGCGGACCCGGGTGGTCACCGGCCTGCGCAGCACGCTGGGGCTGCCCGGCCGGCTGGCCTCGAGGCTGCAGCCCAACCACCCGACCGACGACCCGGTGGGCGTGACCGCGTCGATCCTCGACGGGCTGCTGCACGGCAGCGGCGACGCCGTCATCGGCATCAACCCGGCCACCGACTCCCCGGCGCAGACCGTGGCGCTGCTGGAGCTGGTCGACGCGGTGATCAGCCGCTACGAGATCCCCACCCAGTCCTGCGTGCTGGCCCACGTCACCACGACGCTGCGGGCGCTGGAGCAGGGCGCCCCGGTCGACCTGGTGTTCCAGTCGGTGGCCGGCACCCAGGCCGGCAACCGCGGGTTCGGGGTGACCCTGGACCTGCTGGCCGAGGCGCGAACCGCGGCGCTGGAGCTCGGCCGCGGCACCGTGGGCCGCAACGTCACCTACTTCGAGACCGGGCAGGGGTCGGCGCTGTCGGCCGACGCGCACCACGGCGTCGACGGGCCGGTGGACCAGCAGACCCTGGAGTGCCGCGCCTACGGGGTGGCCCGGCACTTCGACCCGCTGCTGGTGAACACCGTCGTCGGCTTCATCGGCCCGGAGTACCTCTACGACGGCAAGCAGGTCATCCGCGCCGGGCTGGAGGACCACTTCTGCGGCAAGCTGCTCGGCCTGCCGATGGGCGTCGACGTCTGCTACACGAACCACACCGACGTCGACGGCGACGACACCGACACGTTGACCCTGCTGCTCGGCGCGGCGGGCTGCTCGTTCGTCATCGCCGTCCCGGGCTCGGACGACGTGATGCTGCACTACCAGTCGCTGTCGTTCCAGGACGTGCTCACCGCCCGCTCGGTGCTGGACCTGCGACCGGCGCCGGAGTTCGAGGCGTGGCTGGCCCGGATGGACCTGCTGGACGACGCCGGTCGGGTGCGCGAGCTCGCCGCCGACGCCCCCGCCGCCCGCGCCTTGCTCGCGGCGGCCCGCTGA
- a CDS encoding GAF domain-containing protein yields MTLAEHFATALAETGGDDEDGHLLPDRLARATARVLEVDGAGLSVLAGPHGRSPLGASSPDAARAERLQFTAGVGPCRLAHATGQPVFVVEDDIRTRWPGFADLLLTGTPFRGIVSLPLRPPICGALDLFTVDPGGVARLDVFDALAVGDLVTSALADAAVWSTWSEAAGPDWLHSPAAERRAVVWQAVGRTGAALDLAAPEALALLRAHAYAAGRSVDSVAADLVSGRIGAADVAGRPGGG; encoded by the coding sequence ATGACCCTCGCCGAGCACTTCGCCACCGCGCTCGCCGAGACCGGCGGGGACGACGAGGACGGCCACCTGCTGCCCGACCGGCTGGCCCGCGCCACCGCCCGGGTGCTGGAGGTCGACGGCGCCGGGCTGAGCGTGCTGGCCGGTCCGCACGGCCGCTCGCCGCTGGGCGCCAGCTCGCCGGACGCCGCCCGGGCCGAGCGGCTGCAGTTCACCGCCGGGGTCGGCCCCTGCCGGCTCGCGCACGCCACCGGCCAGCCGGTGTTCGTGGTCGAGGACGACATCCGCACGCGGTGGCCGGGATTCGCCGACCTGCTGCTCACCGGTACCCCGTTCCGCGGCATCGTCTCGCTGCCGCTCCGCCCGCCGATCTGCGGCGCGCTGGACCTGTTCACCGTCGACCCCGGCGGGGTGGCCCGGCTCGACGTCTTCGACGCGCTCGCGGTCGGCGACCTGGTCACCTCGGCGCTCGCCGACGCCGCCGTCTGGTCGACCTGGTCGGAGGCGGCCGGCCCGGACTGGCTGCACAGCCCGGCGGCCGAGCGGCGCGCGGTGGTCTGGCAGGCGGTCGGCCGGACCGGCGCCGCGCTGGACCTGGCCGCCCCGGAGGCGCTGGCCCTGCTGCGCGCGCACGCCTACGCCGCCGGCCGGTCGGTGGACTCGGTGGCCGCCGACCTCGTGAGCGGGCGGATCGGGGCCGCCGACGTCGCAGGGCGGCCCGGCGGCGGCTGA
- the eutC gene encoding ethanolamine ammonia-lyase subunit EutC, translating into MTPLPPEDGHLRAPLDPGDGHLRGGDDPWALLRNATRARVALGRAGDGLPTARELEFRAAHAAARDAVHTALDADLVRAALTAAGVGLEVLEVHSQAPDRTTYLQRPDLGRRLAEGTELPAGSHDLALVLADGLSPRAVHEHAAGTVAALLERLPGWSVAPIVLAHQARVALGDPVGEALGAGIAVVLVGERPGLSSADSLGLYLTSGPRPGRADSERNCISNVRPPHGLGYAQAADTLVALLQASRRLGASGVVLKDEGTALPPA; encoded by the coding sequence ATGACCCCCCTTCCCCCCGAAGACGGCCATCTCCGGGCTCCGCTGGACCCCGGAGATGGCCATCTTCGGGGTGGGGACGACCCGTGGGCGCTGCTGCGCAACGCCACCCGGGCCCGGGTCGCGCTGGGCCGGGCGGGCGACGGGCTGCCGACGGCGCGCGAGCTGGAGTTCCGCGCCGCGCACGCCGCCGCGCGGGACGCGGTGCACACCGCGCTGGACGCCGATCTGGTGCGTGCCGCGCTGACCGCGGCCGGCGTCGGGCTGGAGGTGCTCGAGGTGCACAGCCAGGCACCGGACCGGACCACCTACCTGCAGCGGCCCGACCTCGGCCGCCGGCTGGCCGAGGGCACCGAGCTGCCCGCCGGGTCGCACGACCTCGCGCTGGTGCTCGCCGACGGGCTCTCCCCGCGGGCGGTGCACGAGCACGCGGCGGGCACGGTCGCGGCCCTGCTGGAGCGGCTGCCCGGCTGGTCGGTCGCGCCGATCGTGCTCGCGCACCAGGCCCGGGTGGCCCTCGGCGACCCGGTCGGCGAGGCGCTCGGCGCGGGGATCGCCGTCGTGCTGGTGGGGGAGCGGCCGGGGCTGAGCTCGGCGGACAGCCTGGGCCTCTACCTCACCTCCGGCCCGCGCCCGGGGCGGGCGGACTCGGAGCGCAACTGCATCTCCAACGTCCGCCCGCCGCACGGGCTCGGCTACGCCCAGGCCGCGGACACCCTGGTCGCGCTGCTGCAGGCCTCGCGCCGGCTGGGCGCGTCCGGCGTCGTCCTCAAGGACGAGGGGACCGCGCTCCCGCCGGCTTGA
- a CDS encoding NAD-dependent epimerase/dehydratase family protein, translating into MHRLVAHMDVFLTGGTGLVGSAVLLALLEEGHTVHALARSERSARVLASTSAIVVRGDVGDPALLAEAARSADGFVHTAAAADGEDAQRDAALLDAVLPVLAGTGKPYVHTSGVWAHGSGEIDEDTPFAPPQLTAWRLPLDARVRAAAADGVRSVLIAPGIVHGRGLGLPTVVKDGPRTEDGALVLPGSGEQHWTTVHTDDLARLYVRALTDAAPGSYYLGVSGANPTVREIGEAASRGAGLDPATVPSTDAETEARLGALAGALALDQQATGAKARAELDWKPTGPTLLEDLSSGSYVAA; encoded by the coding sequence GTGCACCGGCTTGTCGCGCACATGGACGTCTTCCTCACCGGTGGCACCGGTCTCGTCGGTTCCGCGGTGCTGCTCGCCCTCCTCGAGGAGGGGCACACCGTGCACGCGCTGGCGCGCAGCGAGCGGTCGGCCCGGGTGCTGGCGAGCACCTCGGCGATCGTCGTCCGCGGTGACGTCGGCGACCCGGCCCTGCTGGCCGAGGCCGCCCGCTCCGCCGACGGCTTCGTGCACACCGCCGCCGCCGCGGACGGCGAGGACGCGCAGCGCGACGCCGCCCTGCTCGACGCGGTGCTCCCGGTGCTGGCCGGCACCGGCAAGCCCTACGTGCACACCAGCGGCGTGTGGGCGCACGGCTCGGGCGAGATCGACGAGGACACCCCGTTCGCCCCGCCGCAGCTCACCGCCTGGCGACTGCCGCTCGACGCGCGGGTGCGCGCCGCGGCCGCCGACGGCGTGCGCTCGGTGCTGATCGCGCCCGGCATCGTGCACGGGCGCGGCCTGGGCCTGCCGACCGTGGTCAAGGACGGCCCGCGCACCGAGGACGGCGCGCTGGTGCTGCCCGGCAGCGGCGAGCAGCACTGGACGACGGTGCACACCGACGACCTCGCCCGGCTCTACGTCCGCGCCCTGACCGACGCCGCCCCCGGCTCGTACTACCTGGGCGTCAGCGGCGCCAACCCGACGGTCCGCGAGATCGGCGAGGCGGCCAGCCGGGGCGCGGGCCTGGACCCGGCCACCGTGCCCTCCACGGACGCGGAGACCGAGGCCCGGCTCGGGGCCCTGGCCGGCGCGCTCGCCCTGGACCAGCAGGCCACCGGCGCGAAGGCCCGCGCCGAGCTGGACTGGAAGCCCACCGGCCCGACGCTGCTGGAGGACCTCAGCTCCGGCTCCTACGTCGCCGCCTAG
- the eat gene encoding ethanolamine permease, which translates to MTAEPVSPRAPHGPGRGVEAEQVDAGYLQKRELRSGTAGWLLLAGLGVSAVISGDYAGWNFGLAEGGFGGLLIAVVLMAVMYTAMVFGLAELGSALPTAGGGYTFARRALGPWGGYATGIAVLIEYAIAPAAIATFIGAYVESLGLFGITDGWWVYLAVYALFIGVHLLGVGEALKAMFVVTVIAVVGLVVFLLGAIPQFDAGNLLDIAPTDAAGASDFLPYGLIGIWAAFPFAIWFFLAVESVPLAAEEARDPARAMPRGIIAAMGVLVALAVLMLVLTPGAGGSAAMAESGNPPVDALAAAGASEGLTRVVNYAGLFGLVASFFSIIYAYSRQTFALSRAGYLPRSLSVTNARKAPVLALLVPGAIGFVLSLTGQGAMLLNMAVFGATVSYVLMMLSHIVLRRREPELPRPYRTPGGVATTGVALVLAAAAVVATFLVDVEAAVWTLVAYAVFLAYFALYSRHHLVASAPEEEFAALAAADEELR; encoded by the coding sequence ATGACCGCCGAACCCGTATCGCCCCGCGCGCCCCACGGACCCGGGCGGGGGGTCGAGGCCGAGCAGGTCGACGCCGGCTACCTGCAGAAGCGGGAGCTGCGCTCCGGGACGGCGGGGTGGCTGCTGCTCGCCGGGCTCGGCGTCTCCGCGGTCATCTCCGGTGACTACGCCGGCTGGAACTTCGGGCTGGCCGAGGGCGGCTTCGGCGGGCTGCTGATCGCCGTCGTCCTGATGGCGGTCATGTACACCGCGATGGTGTTCGGGCTGGCCGAGCTCGGCTCGGCGCTGCCGACCGCGGGCGGCGGGTACACCTTCGCCCGCCGGGCGCTGGGCCCGTGGGGCGGCTACGCCACCGGCATCGCGGTGCTGATCGAGTACGCCATCGCGCCCGCTGCCATCGCCACCTTCATCGGCGCCTACGTCGAGTCGCTCGGGCTGTTCGGCATCACCGACGGCTGGTGGGTCTACCTGGCGGTCTACGCGCTGTTCATCGGCGTCCACCTGCTCGGCGTCGGCGAGGCGCTCAAGGCGATGTTCGTGGTCACCGTGATCGCCGTCGTCGGCCTGGTGGTCTTCCTGCTCGGGGCGATCCCGCAGTTCGACGCCGGCAACCTGCTCGACATCGCCCCCACCGACGCCGCCGGTGCCTCGGACTTCCTGCCCTACGGGCTGATCGGCATCTGGGCGGCGTTCCCCTTCGCGATCTGGTTCTTCCTGGCCGTGGAGAGCGTGCCGCTGGCCGCGGAGGAGGCGCGCGACCCGGCCCGCGCGATGCCCCGCGGGATCATCGCCGCGATGGGCGTGCTGGTGGCCCTCGCCGTCCTGATGCTGGTGCTCACCCCCGGCGCGGGCGGGTCGGCGGCGATGGCGGAGTCGGGCAACCCGCCGGTCGACGCGCTGGCCGCGGCGGGCGCCTCCGAGGGGCTCACCCGGGTGGTCAACTACGCGGGTCTCTTCGGCCTGGTGGCCAGCTTCTTCTCGATCATCTACGCCTACTCGCGGCAGACGTTCGCGCTCTCCCGGGCCGGCTACCTGCCCCGGTCGCTGTCGGTGACCAACGCGCGCAAGGCGCCGGTGCTGGCGCTGCTGGTGCCCGGCGCGATCGGCTTCGTGCTCTCGCTGACCGGGCAGGGCGCGATGCTGCTGAACATGGCCGTCTTCGGCGCCACGGTCTCCTACGTGCTGATGATGCTCAGCCACATCGTGCTGCGCCGTCGCGAGCCCGAGCTGCCGCGGCCCTACCGCACGCCGGGCGGGGTGGCGACGACCGGCGTCGCGCTGGTGCTGGCCGCCGCGGCGGTGGTCGCCACCTTCCTCGTCGACGTCGAGGCGGCGGTCTGGACGCTGGTCGCCTACGCCGTCTTCCTGGCCTACTTCGCCCTCTACAGCCGGCACCACCTGGTGGCCTCGGCGCCCGAGGAGGAGTTCGCCGCGCTCGCCGCCGCCGACGAGGAACTCCGGTGA
- a CDS encoding DUF1801 domain-containing protein, translated as MAQPTVEEFLAELDHPRADDVRRLRAAIMAGNPSLTEHVKWKAPSFCSDGVDRVTFRLFPADHLQLVFHRGAKPQDTEGFVFGDDAGLLRWVATDRAVLTLGDPADVAAEEAAIVALVGRWIEV; from the coding sequence ATGGCACAGCCGACCGTCGAGGAGTTCCTCGCCGAGCTCGACCACCCGCGCGCGGACGACGTCCGCCGGCTGCGGGCGGCGATCATGGCGGGCAACCCGTCGCTCACCGAGCACGTGAAGTGGAAGGCGCCCAGCTTCTGCTCCGACGGCGTCGACCGGGTCACCTTCCGACTGTTCCCCGCCGACCACCTGCAGCTGGTGTTCCACCGCGGCGCGAAGCCCCAGGACACCGAGGGCTTCGTGTTCGGGGACGACGCCGGGCTGCTCCGCTGGGTCGCCACCGACCGGGCCGTGCTGACCCTGGGCGACCCGGCCGACGTCGCCGCCGAGGAGGCGGCGATCGTCGCGCTGGTCGGCCGCTGGATCGAGGTCTGA